In Synechococcus sp. A18-25c, a single window of DNA contains:
- the rbfA gene encoding 30S ribosome-binding factor RbfA — protein sequence MAPGRRVERVAALIRRETSELLINGIRDERVHQGMVSITNVEVSGDLQHCKIFVSVLADGEARSQVMDGLEAASGYLRGELGRRLQMRRAPEVVFQLDRGLEKGTSVLSLLGELERERQIRGEIPVGSDDNSGQTGNEHS from the coding sequence ATGGCCCCCGGACGTCGGGTTGAACGCGTGGCCGCCCTGATCCGTCGGGAGACCAGCGAACTGCTGATTAACGGCATCCGGGACGAGCGGGTGCACCAGGGCATGGTGAGCATCACCAACGTGGAGGTGAGCGGCGACCTTCAGCACTGCAAGATCTTCGTCAGTGTTTTGGCTGATGGAGAAGCCCGCAGCCAAGTGATGGACGGACTTGAGGCCGCCAGTGGTTATTTGCGCGGCGAGCTTGGCCGTCGACTACAGATGCGTCGCGCCCCCGAAGTGGTGTTTCAACTCGACCGTGGTCTTGAAAAAGGCACCTCCGTGTTGAGCCTTCTCGGTGAACTGGAGCGTGAGAGACAGATCCGAGGAGAGATTCCCGTCGGCAGTGATGACAATTCCGGACAAACCGGAAATGAACACAGCTGA
- a CDS encoding glycoside hydrolase family 3 N-terminal domain-containing protein encodes MTIPDKPEMNTAERRRAVAQLLVVRASGHASDRQRRYPRWELNNAALQELLEAGVGGVILLGGSATDLQQRCRSLRHWAGHSDLLLCADVEEGVGQRFEGASWLVPPMALGRLQTKEPDKAVALAERYGRITGEQAKRCGLNWVLGPVCDVNSNPANPVINVRAWGQNAHGVADLAEAFQRGLRSSGVLGCAKHFPGHGDTAQDSHLELPVICHSRERLKQLELIPFQRLIAAEVASVMTAHLLVPSLDDQQPATLSKPVLTDLLRQDLGFQGLVVTDALVMEAISRHVGPGEAAVQAFEAGSDLILMPADAHAAIDAICAALDSGRIPESRLHESMQRRQEALKSCSKLEPGTPGHAIETEADHALAMELVERSLETQGPSLSPTAQQAGMNLIRVDGVLPCPVLRADSAAVTAPESLGYETRICHDKGLSPWADHGDPNEPLDLVALGDGVVFLQLFLRGNPFRGAQERSEPWAEAIEQLLRHERLAGLIVYGCPYRWDALRSLLPASTPAGYSPGQMPEAQECLLTKMMGTTPAQTGIRDFTD; translated from the coding sequence ATGACAATTCCGGACAAACCGGAAATGAACACAGCTGAACGCCGCCGGGCTGTCGCCCAGCTGCTGGTGGTTCGAGCCAGTGGCCATGCGAGTGACAGGCAACGGCGCTACCCCCGCTGGGAACTCAACAACGCTGCCCTGCAAGAGCTGCTGGAAGCTGGTGTGGGGGGAGTGATCCTCCTGGGGGGAAGCGCCACGGATCTCCAGCAGCGTTGCCGAAGTTTGCGCCACTGGGCTGGTCACTCCGACCTGCTGCTGTGCGCCGATGTCGAGGAAGGCGTGGGCCAGCGGTTTGAAGGCGCTTCATGGCTTGTGCCGCCCATGGCGCTGGGACGGCTGCAGACGAAAGAGCCCGACAAAGCCGTGGCTTTGGCCGAACGCTATGGACGCATCACGGGAGAGCAGGCCAAACGCTGCGGGCTGAACTGGGTACTGGGCCCGGTCTGCGACGTCAACAGCAACCCGGCCAACCCTGTGATCAATGTGCGGGCCTGGGGGCAGAACGCACACGGGGTCGCCGATCTAGCGGAGGCGTTTCAACGGGGCCTGCGCAGCAGCGGGGTTCTGGGATGTGCAAAACATTTCCCCGGACACGGTGACACCGCACAGGACTCCCATCTGGAGCTGCCGGTGATCTGCCACTCCCGCGAGCGCTTGAAACAGCTGGAGCTGATTCCCTTTCAACGACTGATCGCCGCTGAGGTCGCCTCCGTGATGACGGCCCATCTGCTGGTGCCGTCCTTGGATGACCAACAACCTGCCACGCTCTCCAAGCCAGTCCTGACCGATCTGTTGCGGCAGGACCTGGGCTTCCAGGGGCTTGTGGTGACCGATGCCTTAGTCATGGAAGCCATCAGCCGACATGTGGGACCTGGAGAAGCGGCGGTGCAGGCCTTTGAAGCAGGTTCCGATCTGATCCTGATGCCTGCGGATGCCCATGCGGCGATCGATGCCATCTGTGCCGCCCTCGACAGCGGAAGGATTCCCGAATCACGCCTGCACGAATCGATGCAGAGGCGTCAGGAGGCTCTCAAGAGCTGTTCAAAGCTGGAGCCTGGAACGCCTGGCCATGCAATCGAAACCGAAGCCGACCATGCCTTGGCAATGGAGTTGGTGGAACGCTCCCTGGAAACCCAAGGTCCTTCACTTTCACCCACAGCACAGCAGGCAGGCATGAACCTCATCCGGGTGGATGGCGTGCTGCCCTGCCCGGTGCTGCGGGCTGATTCAGCAGCGGTCACAGCGCCGGAGAGCCTTGGCTACGAAACTCGGATCTGCCACGACAAGGGACTGTCGCCATGGGCAGATCACGGTGATCCAAACGAACCCCTGGACCTGGTGGCACTGGGAGATGGCGTGGTCTTTCTGCAGTTGTTCCTGCGCGGCAATCCCTTCCGGGGCGCTCAGGAACGCAGCGAGCCTTGGGCGGAAGCCATTGAGCAACTCCTCCGGCATGAACGCCTGGCAGGACTGATCGTTTACGGGTGTCCCTACCGCTGGGATGCACTGCGAAGCCTTTTACCAGCGTCCACACCCGCTGGTTATAGCCCCGGGCAAATGCCCGAAGCTCAGGAATGCCTGCTCACTAAGATGATGGGCACGACACCTGCACAGACTGGAATCAGGGACTTCACCGACTGA
- a CDS encoding glycosyltransferase, with the protein MLSLSMIVRDEATRIEACLRSVQDFVDEMVVVDTGSTDETVALAQACGARVEHLTWPGDFAPARNAALEHVKGDWVLVLDADEQLRTEAIPKLKALMAQPDVLVINLLRHELGAAMAPYSNVSRLFRRHPRIQWSRPYHSMIDESVVALMSDEPQWRIANCAEPALLHDGYRPELLSGTDKAERLRQSMERWLEDQPSDPYASAKLGALEVSEGNRDRGITLLRQGLKTLPGGEAFIAERYELLLNLGIALAADDRDAAVGCYREALDLPLDTRLSLGARLNLAALLMQQNELEEAIQLTTTACQRAPEVALAWYNLGLMERHRGDLLAAIKAYEHSINLDPSHAESHQNLAVARLMGGDIDGARSGFSQAIAVLNAQQRQQEAAALKAQVSGLVKLDDTPGA; encoded by the coding sequence ATGCTCAGCCTCTCGATGATCGTGCGCGATGAAGCGACGCGGATCGAGGCCTGCCTGCGCTCCGTGCAGGACTTTGTCGATGAGATGGTCGTCGTCGACACCGGGTCCACGGACGAGACGGTGGCATTGGCGCAAGCCTGCGGAGCCCGCGTGGAGCACCTGACATGGCCGGGTGACTTTGCACCCGCACGGAATGCAGCACTGGAACATGTGAAGGGGGATTGGGTGCTGGTGCTCGATGCCGACGAGCAGCTCCGCACAGAAGCGATTCCCAAGTTGAAAGCCCTGATGGCCCAGCCGGATGTGCTGGTGATCAATCTGCTCAGGCATGAGCTGGGTGCGGCGATGGCGCCTTACTCCAATGTGAGCCGCCTGTTCCGAAGACATCCCCGCATTCAATGGAGCAGGCCTTATCACTCCATGATCGATGAGAGCGTCGTAGCTCTGATGAGCGACGAGCCCCAGTGGCGCATTGCCAATTGCGCCGAACCGGCACTCCTCCATGACGGCTATCGCCCCGAGCTCCTCTCGGGCACCGACAAGGCTGAGCGTCTGCGTCAATCGATGGAACGGTGGCTGGAGGACCAACCCAGTGATCCCTATGCCTCCGCCAAACTCGGCGCCTTAGAAGTGAGTGAAGGGAATCGCGATCGAGGCATCACGCTGCTGCGCCAAGGCTTGAAGACGCTGCCAGGAGGCGAGGCCTTCATTGCCGAGCGCTATGAACTGCTCCTCAACCTGGGCATCGCCTTGGCAGCCGACGACCGCGATGCCGCCGTGGGCTGTTACCGAGAGGCTTTGGACTTGCCTTTGGACACGCGGCTCAGCCTTGGTGCCCGCTTGAATCTGGCAGCCCTGCTGATGCAGCAGAACGAACTGGAGGAAGCCATCCAGCTCACGACCACCGCCTGCCAGCGCGCTCCCGAAGTCGCACTGGCCTGGTACAACCTTGGCTTGATGGAACGGCATCGCGGCGATCTGTTGGCCGCGATCAAGGCCTACGAGCATTCGATCAACCTTGACCCTTCCCATGCTGAAAGCCATCAGAACCTGGCCGTGGCCCGTCTGATGGGTGGAGATATCGACGGTGCTCGATCCGGATTTAGTCAAGCCATTGCCGTTCTGAATGCGCAGCAGCGCCAGCAGGAAGCTGCAGCCCTGAAGGCGCAGGTCAGTGGCCTGGTGAAACTGGACGACACTCCAGGCGCATGA
- a CDS encoding uroporphyrinogen-III synthase — MTSVQHQPLQGSTVVITRAQEQQSEGRRMLESLGARVLELPALEIGPPDTWAPLDDALADLENFHWMILSSANGVDAVEARLQMTGRCLARRPENLKIAAVGRKTAQRLEDLGVPADFVPPTFVADSLIEHFPVSGWGLRILLPRVQSGGRTLLAEAFGDAGSRVVEVAAYESRCPDTIPSETLQALEAREVDAISFSSGKTVSHTVALLTKAIGDQRMALVFQNPAVVSIGPQTSQRCMELLGRVDAEASPHDLDGLVEACVQAIQRR, encoded by the coding sequence ATGACTTCCGTGCAACATCAGCCACTGCAGGGAAGCACGGTGGTGATCACGCGTGCCCAGGAGCAGCAAAGTGAGGGACGGCGGATGCTGGAATCTCTTGGCGCCAGGGTTCTTGAGCTGCCAGCCCTAGAGATCGGACCTCCAGACACCTGGGCCCCCCTCGACGATGCACTCGCCGATCTGGAAAACTTTCACTGGATGATCCTGTCCAGCGCCAATGGCGTGGATGCAGTGGAAGCACGGCTCCAGATGACAGGTCGGTGTTTAGCCAGACGCCCTGAGAACCTCAAGATCGCAGCCGTAGGTCGCAAGACAGCCCAGCGCCTGGAAGACCTCGGCGTTCCTGCCGACTTCGTCCCACCCACGTTCGTGGCCGACAGCCTGATCGAGCATTTCCCCGTGTCGGGTTGGGGGCTGCGCATCCTCTTGCCAAGGGTTCAGAGCGGCGGGCGAACGCTGCTCGCGGAGGCCTTCGGCGATGCCGGCTCAAGAGTGGTGGAAGTCGCGGCCTATGAATCGCGCTGCCCTGACACGATTCCAAGCGAGACACTCCAAGCCCTCGAAGCCAGGGAGGTGGATGCCATCAGTTTCAGTAGTGGGAAAACCGTGAGCCACACCGTTGCTCTCCTGACCAAGGCCATCGGTGACCAACGGATGGCCTTGGTGTTTCAAAATCCTGCCGTGGTGTCAATCGGTCCCCAGACCAGCCAGCGCTGCATGGAGCTGCTGGGTCGTGTCGACGCAGAAGCCTCCCCCCATGACCTCGATGGGCTGGTCGAGGCGTGCGTTCAAGCCATACAGCGACGCTGA
- a CDS encoding SRPBCC family protein — MGRWLEHSVTTEVKAPVDRVWAVWSDLEAMPKWMRWIESVKTLDDPDLTDWTLAAQGFRFHWKARITQRVEAQQLHWESVGGLPTKGGVRFYVEQPDRTAVKLTVTYELPGVLAPLMEPTILGGIVTKELQANLDRFRDLVEQGGAAHA; from the coding sequence ATGGGACGTTGGCTTGAACATTCGGTGACCACGGAGGTCAAAGCACCGGTGGATCGGGTCTGGGCGGTCTGGAGCGACCTGGAAGCCATGCCCAAATGGATGCGCTGGATTGAGTCGGTGAAAACTCTCGATGATCCTGACCTCACAGATTGGACCCTGGCGGCGCAGGGATTCCGTTTTCACTGGAAAGCGCGAATCACACAGCGTGTGGAAGCTCAGCAGCTTCATTGGGAATCGGTTGGAGGCCTTCCGACCAAAGGAGGGGTCCGCTTCTATGTCGAACAACCTGATCGCACAGCGGTGAAGCTCACGGTGACCTACGAGCTCCCAGGGGTCTTGGCACCGTTGATGGAACCGACCATCCTTGGAGGGATTGTGACGAAAGAACTGCAGGCCAACCTTGATCGCTTCCGAGACTTGGTGGAACAGGGCGGAGCCGCTCACGCCTGA